A single region of the Liolophura sinensis isolate JHLJ2023 chromosome 9, CUHK_Ljap_v2, whole genome shotgun sequence genome encodes:
- the LOC135475798 gene encoding carbonic anhydrase-related protein-like encodes MDAVPTDASEPPWTYSDMGLRNEYSVTCLLLACSNPTLAVSAADLSQEYLGKGSSEWHLTFPQANGSRQSPINLNSRDAVYDSVLNLNPLTLNYATSRETDIYNVGHTIVVYPRYKPIDTGLRSDLQQRSVMSGGPLPVGHEFELAEMRFHWGREDTRGSEHTVNFKAFPMELHMIHWNTNLYTSLEDALGKPQGVAIIALFIQIGREHAGLKLITECLEDVQHKGRSRTISTAFNPSYFLPDPLLRDYWTYPGSLTTPPCSEEVTWLLFRYPLTVSHSQIEEFRRLRTHCKGDYPPSGDDGTMVDNFRATQLLGDRVVRASFQ; translated from the exons ATGGACGCAGTGCCCACGGACGCATCAGAGCCTCCCTGGACGTACAGTGACATGG GTCTTCGTAATGAGTACTCTGTTACCTGTCTGTTGTTAGcctgttcgaatccaactctcgcagTTTCAGCTGCAGATTTAAGTCAGGAGTACTTGGGGAAAG GATCGTCAGAGTGGCACCTCACCTTTCCTCAGGCTAATGGGTCCCGCCAGTCCCCAATCAACCTGAACTCTCGGGACGCCGTGTACGACAGTGTCCTCAACCTCAACCCGCTGACACTGAACTATGCGACATCCAGGGAGACGGATATCTACAACGTGGGACACACCATCGTCGTGTATCCCAGATACAAACCCA TCGATACTGGTCTCCGCAGTGATTTACAACAGAGGTCAG TTATGTCCGGTGGCCCTCTACCAGTGGGGCACGAGTTCGAGCTGGCAGAGATGAGGTTCCATTGGGGACGGGAAGATACCAGAGGTTCCGAACACACTGTCAACTTCAAGGCCTTCCCGATGGAG CTCCATATGATTCACTGGAACACCAACCTATACACGAGTTTGGAGGATGCTCTTGGAAAGCCTCAAGGAGTGGCAATCATCGCCTtgtttatacag ATCGGCCGGGAACATGCGGGGTTAAAGCTCATCACAGAATGCCTGGAGGATGTCCAACATAAG GGCAGGTCACGGACCATCTCAACTGCCTTCAACCCAAGCTACTTTCTGCCTG ACCCGCTGCTCAGAGATTACTGGACGTATCCAGGGTCCCTTACAACACCTCCATGCTCGGAAGAAGTCACGTGGTTGCTGTTCCGTTATCCGCTAACTGTTTCTCACTCTCAG ATTGAGGAATTCCGAAGGCTGCGCACGCACTGCAAGGGAGACTACCCGCCGTCTGGGGATGACGGGACCATGGTGGATAATTTCCGCGCGACCCAGCTCTTAGGTGACCGGGTGGTACGAGCGTCATTCCAGTAA